The Oligoflexia bacterium genome includes a region encoding these proteins:
- a CDS encoding SAM-dependent methyltransferase — translation MKARKKVEASEISRELLPEQSPALLKELHLLTRDGDLNADARRKLKQVNHLCTLLKPALDDLFSRYESVQMVDVGAGKAYLGFILYELYFKSQESGHILSIENRADLVEKGSAMAGKLSYNRMKFINSTITDAPLPERVHLVTALHACDTATDDALIAGITAKADYIAVVPCCQAEVAQLLKAQKTPAWQELWRHGIHRREFGSHITNVIRALVLESLGYQVSVTELVGWEHSLKNEFILAKRVQNENKMALGRLKELLTPLNIQPKLITHFKL, via the coding sequence ATGAAAGCACGAAAAAAAGTTGAAGCGAGTGAAATTTCTCGAGAACTACTACCCGAACAATCCCCAGCTCTCCTAAAAGAGCTTCATCTTCTCACTCGCGATGGCGATCTCAACGCAGATGCGCGCCGAAAACTTAAGCAAGTAAATCATCTCTGCACATTATTAAAACCAGCCCTTGACGATCTTTTCTCGCGATATGAGTCAGTACAAATGGTTGATGTGGGTGCGGGTAAGGCGTATTTAGGTTTTATTCTTTATGAGCTCTATTTTAAAAGCCAAGAGTCAGGTCATATTCTTTCAATTGAGAATAGAGCTGATCTTGTAGAAAAAGGTTCTGCCATGGCGGGTAAACTTTCATATAATCGAATGAAATTTATTAATTCTACCATCACTGACGCCCCACTTCCTGAGCGTGTCCATCTTGTTACGGCACTTCATGCTTGTGACACGGCTACTGACGATGCCCTCATCGCTGGAATCACTGCAAAAGCTGATTACATAGCTGTAGTGCCTTGTTGTCAGGCTGAGGTTGCTCAACTTTTAAAAGCACAAAAAACTCCAGCATGGCAAGAACTCTGGCGCCATGGCATTCATCGTCGTGAGTTTGGAAGTCACATCACTAATGTAATTCGAGCTCTCGTGCTAGAATCTCTGGGCTATCAAGTGAGTGTGACTGAACTTGTGGGATGGGAGCATTCCTTAAAGAATGAATTTATTTTGGCAAAACGTGTGCAAAATGAAAATAAAATGGCGCTGGGTCGCTTAAAAGAACTGCTCACGCCACTTAACATTCAACCAAAGTTGATTACTCATTTTAAGCTATGA
- a CDS encoding radical SAM/SPASM domain-containing protein, giving the protein MKSLGSKRFQKVYIEISNVCNLQCEFCPEVIRDKKFMDEELFTKIIKGIAPLTSSVCFHLMGEPMVHPEFGRYIEICAGENIDVQITSNGVLLNEKRSAFLLNPTVKQVNFSVHSFEANFPGKDISQYLTKIFAFTQEAFEKRPDLYINYRLWNLQDSTDHSLTNKIVYEKIKEAFNIEFDSTVDVGIKKSVKLLNRLYLHFDSRFQWPNQNHPKRQTKGHCYGLTSHMGILADGTVVPCCLDKEGVIALGNCRSQNILEILESERVQKMHKGFKDGNLVEDLCQRCTFISRFDKKKIMKVRHEHVEHHHAR; this is encoded by the coding sequence ATGAAGTCGTTAGGCAGTAAACGTTTCCAAAAGGTCTATATTGAGATCAGCAATGTCTGTAATCTTCAATGTGAGTTTTGTCCTGAGGTTATTCGAGATAAAAAATTCATGGATGAAGAGCTCTTTACCAAGATAATCAAGGGGATTGCTCCACTCACATCGTCGGTTTGTTTTCATTTGATGGGAGAACCCATGGTTCACCCTGAATTTGGCCGTTATATTGAAATCTGCGCGGGTGAAAATATAGACGTTCAAATCACAAGTAACGGCGTATTACTCAATGAAAAACGATCTGCGTTTTTACTTAACCCTACTGTTAAACAGGTGAATTTTTCAGTTCATAGTTTTGAAGCAAATTTTCCGGGTAAAGATATCTCTCAATATCTGACTAAAATTTTTGCTTTTACACAAGAGGCTTTTGAGAAACGGCCTGATCTTTACATCAACTATAGACTTTGGAATTTACAAGACTCAACTGATCATTCACTCACCAATAAAATTGTTTATGAAAAAATCAAAGAGGCATTTAATATCGAGTTCGACTCTACAGTAGATGTCGGAATTAAAAAAAGTGTGAAGCTTTTAAATCGTCTGTATTTACACTTTGATAGTCGCTTTCAATGGCCCAATCAAAATCACCCTAAACGCCAAACAAAGGGGCATTGTTATGGACTCACTTCACATATGGGTATTTTAGCTGACGGTACTGTGGTTCCTTGTTGTTTAGATAAAGAGGGCGTTATTGCATTAGGAAATTGTCGCAGTCAAAATATTTTAGAAATTCTTGAGAGTGAACGTGTACAAAAAATGCATAAAGGTTTTAAAGACGGTAATTTAGTTGAAGATCTTTGCCAGCGCTGCACTTTTATTTCAAGGTTTGATAAAAAGAAAATTATGAAAGTGCGGCATGAACACGTCGAACATCATCATGCCCGCTGA
- a CDS encoding YebC/PmpR family DNA-binding transcriptional regulator, with product MGRSWIQGYKNIQAAKKGNVFTKLSKEITVAARLGGGDPDGNARLRAAMVEARANSMPRDNIERAVKKGTGTLEGVNYEDVIYEGYGPHGVAIIVEALTDNRNRTVSEIKILFRDYDGNLGEIGSVSWMFNRIGIIEGTKNPKPSDLEGEAIEVGAQAVEEFDDGTVSFSTESGDLGTVAATLTARGWTINKSEFAFDAKTPVDLGEAEKKQVVELLGELSGHDDVRRVHAALS from the coding sequence ATGGGCCGAAGTTGGATTCAAGGATACAAAAATATACAAGCTGCAAAAAAAGGAAACGTTTTTACCAAACTCTCAAAAGAGATAACTGTGGCTGCACGTCTTGGTGGCGGAGATCCTGATGGCAATGCTCGATTAAGAGCAGCTATGGTCGAAGCTCGAGCTAACTCTATGCCTCGAGACAATATCGAACGCGCTGTTAAAAAAGGTACAGGAACTTTAGAAGGTGTAAACTACGAAGACGTGATTTACGAAGGTTATGGCCCACATGGCGTAGCTATTATAGTTGAAGCTTTAACCGATAATCGCAACCGCACTGTTTCAGAAATTAAAATTTTATTTCGTGATTACGATGGCAACCTTGGCGAAATCGGTAGTGTGAGTTGGATGTTTAATCGTATCGGTATTATTGAAGGTACAAAAAATCCAAAGCCCAGTGATCTTGAAGGCGAAGCCATTGAAGTGGGAGCGCAAGCAGTTGAAGAATTTGATGACGGAACGGTCAGTTTTTCAACAGAATCTGGCGATCTCGGCACTGTGGCCGCAACCCTCACCGCCCGTGGTTGGACAATTAATAAATCTGAATTTGCATTTGATGCAAAAACCCCCGTTGATCTAGGTGAAGCAGAAAAAAAACAAGTTGTGGAGCTTTTAGGCGAACTCAGCGGGCATGATGATGTTCGACGTGTTCATGCCGCACTTTCATAA
- a CDS encoding 2'-5' RNA ligase family protein, producing the protein MAIAKTSRNSKVFMYTWPNMLKRRQLGDKPTQNNEQKPARPATPQQGQRSPNQRPQTAAGTPNAQPSGQPPAPGQGRRGRNRRGRNRNANQGNGPQQQQQRQPQRQAPRQPQRRPPPPPDYIQRDLLLIATGEALKGIDEVRAKFDPLAKKVPTHVTLLFPEPALSINKEFLKSVPTAELPSLQSLTFTRIEVHEDMYLWLVPDEESASKLIAWHEALTSKIENHTQGEKYHPHITLGYIPRSITPEDAVAFAKNLISTPLSLSFQKLLLEEFGENQISTPLDTISY; encoded by the coding sequence ATGGCTATAGCAAAAACTTCTCGCAACTCAAAAGTCTTTATGTATACTTGGCCCAATATGTTAAAAAGAAGACAACTGGGCGACAAACCCACTCAAAATAATGAACAAAAACCGGCGCGCCCGGCGACTCCACAACAAGGTCAGAGAAGCCCCAATCAGCGCCCACAAACAGCAGCTGGTACACCAAACGCACAACCTAGCGGTCAACCACCTGCCCCCGGCCAAGGTCGCAGAGGTCGCAATCGACGTGGAAGAAATCGCAATGCGAATCAAGGCAATGGGCCTCAACAGCAGCAGCAACGACAACCCCAACGTCAAGCTCCACGTCAACCTCAGCGCAGACCACCGCCTCCACCCGATTATATTCAACGTGATTTATTACTCATTGCTACGGGCGAAGCGCTTAAAGGAATCGATGAAGTTAGAGCAAAGTTTGATCCACTGGCAAAAAAAGTTCCTACACACGTAACACTGTTATTTCCTGAACCAGCTTTGAGTATAAATAAAGAATTTTTAAAGTCAGTTCCAACAGCAGAACTTCCCTCACTTCAATCACTCACATTTACGCGTATTGAAGTACACGAAGATATGTATCTCTGGTTAGTACCTGATGAAGAAAGTGCTTCAAAGTTGATTGCTTGGCATGAGGCTTTGACGAGTAAAATTGAAAACCACACTCAAGGTGAGAAATATCACCCACATATTACACTTGGTTATATTCCAAGAAGTATTACGCCTGAAGATGCGGTTGCCTTTGCCAAAAATTTAATTTCAACACCTTTGAGCTTAAGCTTTCAAAAGCTTTTGCTTGAAGAATTTGGCGAAAATCAGATTTCAACCCCGCTGGACACAATCTCTTACTGA
- a CDS encoding MFS transporter, which yields MHKNARGAVIVAALGYFVDVYDLLIFSILRIPSLKALNVPEDQLLSTGVHLLNMQMAGMLLGGIFWGVLGDKRGRLSVLLGSIFLYSIANIANGFVTTIPMYAFLRFIAGVGLAGELGAGITLVSELMPKETRGYGTTIVATVGVAGAVFAAIVGEYLDWKSAYIVGGALGLGLLALRIAVSESGMFHGLKKRTDIKRGDLIALLNSKERAKRYLSCILVGAPIWFVIGVLVTFSPEFGREFGIVEKVSAGRAVMFCYIGLVAGDLASGLLSQMLKSRRKVLFIFITLTGLSIVLFLFTRSQTAQNLYYMCFPLGFAVGYWSVFVSNAAEQFGTNLRATVTTTVPNFVRGAVVPITFGFEYLKAPLGIVYSALAIGVVCLIVAYLSLLPLKESFGKDLDYIEEV from the coding sequence ATGCACAAGAATGCAAGAGGGGCCGTAATAGTTGCCGCTTTAGGATATTTCGTTGATGTCTATGATCTTTTAATTTTTAGTATCTTACGTATTCCAAGTCTTAAGGCTCTGAATGTTCCAGAAGATCAACTTCTCTCTACTGGTGTGCATCTACTTAATATGCAAATGGCTGGTATGCTATTGGGCGGGATTTTCTGGGGCGTGTTAGGCGATAAACGGGGCAGGCTTTCTGTACTTTTGGGGTCAATCTTTTTGTATTCAATTGCCAATATCGCAAATGGCTTTGTCACAACGATTCCTATGTATGCATTTTTGAGATTCATTGCAGGTGTTGGTTTAGCTGGTGAACTTGGTGCTGGCATTACGTTAGTGAGTGAGCTGATGCCTAAAGAAACACGGGGGTACGGAACAACCATTGTTGCCACAGTTGGTGTTGCTGGTGCTGTGTTTGCCGCAATCGTCGGAGAATATCTTGATTGGAAGTCGGCCTACATAGTTGGAGGTGCCTTAGGTTTAGGACTCCTTGCACTACGCATTGCTGTGAGTGAATCAGGAATGTTTCATGGACTTAAAAAAAGAACCGACATTAAACGCGGTGATCTTATTGCCCTTTTAAATTCTAAAGAAAGAGCTAAAAGATATCTGAGCTGTATACTCGTTGGTGCACCGATTTGGTTTGTTATTGGAGTATTGGTAACGTTTTCGCCAGAGTTTGGCCGCGAGTTTGGTATTGTTGAAAAAGTGAGTGCGGGGCGAGCCGTTATGTTCTGCTACATTGGGCTTGTAGCGGGTGATCTTGCCAGTGGATTATTAAGTCAAATGTTAAAAAGTAGACGTAAAGTTCTATTTATTTTCATCACACTTACTGGTCTATCGATCGTGCTATTTTTATTTACACGAAGTCAAACAGCTCAAAATCTTTATTACATGTGCTTCCCATTAGGTTTTGCTGTCGGGTATTGGTCTGTTTTTGTTTCTAACGCTGCTGAACAATTTGGTACTAATTTACGTGCAACAGTAACAACGACAGTGCCTAACTTTGTGCGTGGTGCAGTTGTGCCCATAACATTTGGTTTTGAGTATCTTAAAGCGCCGCTGGGTATCGTTTACAGCGCTTTGGCGATTGGCGTGGTGTGTCTTATTGTGGCGTACTTATCACTACTGCCGCTGAAAGAGTCATTTGGCAAAGATCTCGATTACATTGAAGAGGTTTAA
- a CDS encoding amidohydrolase family protein, with amino-acid sequence MKRLQILSIIGLVIFTSMTTTQAIAATRDYPIIDAHIHVDDKASQDEFFKQAKANGIKAFIAHTHDENSETPKIGDLNSTYCLGVQDKFNLVKIEAGLKSKKFGCVKIYLGYIYKYAYDKAYLPIYKLAEKYQIPIVFHTGDTNTSKGKLKYADPMTIDEVAVDYPKVNFIMAHLGNPWINTASEVAYKNPNVYVDMSALLIGDISSYSQDDLQKYLIGPISWAFGYMESSKKMMYGSDFPLADTGKYLQAVLKAIPAANHREFLYENAARVFNIKVK; translated from the coding sequence ATGAAGCGATTGCAGATCTTATCTATTATTGGTCTGGTTATTTTTACATCTATGACAACAACACAGGCAATTGCGGCTACCCGTGATTACCCCATTATTGATGCCCACATACATGTCGATGACAAAGCCTCACAAGACGAGTTTTTCAAGCAAGCAAAAGCCAACGGGATCAAAGCATTTATTGCTCACACACATGATGAGAATTCAGAGACACCGAAAATCGGTGATTTAAATTCAACTTATTGCTTAGGTGTACAAGATAAATTCAATTTAGTGAAAATCGAGGCTGGCTTAAAAAGTAAAAAGTTTGGCTGTGTTAAAATTTATCTTGGTTACATTTATAAATATGCCTACGACAAAGCATATTTACCAATTTATAAATTAGCTGAAAAATATCAAATACCCATTGTTTTTCACACAGGTGATACCAATACGAGTAAAGGTAAACTAAAATACGCTGATCCAATGACCATTGACGAAGTAGCTGTTGATTATCCCAAAGTAAATTTTATTATGGCACATCTCGGGAACCCATGGATCAACACTGCGAGTGAAGTGGCTTATAAAAATCCCAATGTATATGTTGATATGTCAGCACTACTCATTGGCGATATCTCGTCATATTCACAAGATGATTTGCAGAAATATTTAATCGGCCCTATCAGTTGGGCATTTGGTTATATGGAAAGTTCAAAGAAGATGATGTACGGCAGTGATTTTCCTTTAGCGGACACAGGTAAGTATTTACAAGCCGTGCTTAAGGCAATTCCAGCTGCGAATCATCGCGAATTTTTATATGAAAACGCAGCACGGGTTTTTAATATTAAAGTGAAATGA
- a CDS encoding DUF1328 domain-containing protein, whose translation MLRAAIAFFVIGLVAVLLGANNVAGVSMELGRMLLIVFLVLAVISFLVSLAQGRGGRGALGLALAIGLGFPLAFGVDAIAEESTGEKISGTAGDASVSVKKTGRKIARKTRNATGNGSVKKDIKDGVNNTSDTIKNEAEKAKDKID comes from the coding sequence ATGTTACGTGCAGCGATTGCATTTTTCGTTATCGGTCTAGTGGCGGTTTTACTGGGAGCTAACAACGTTGCCGGCGTTTCAATGGAGCTCGGCCGTATGTTGTTAATCGTTTTCTTAGTACTGGCTGTTATCAGCTTCTTGGTATCTCTTGCTCAAGGCCGCGGTGGTCGTGGAGCATTAGGTCTTGCATTAGCCATTGGCTTGGGATTTCCCCTCGCATTTGGTGTAGACGCTATTGCTGAAGAAAGCACAGGAGAAAAAATCTCCGGTACTGCTGGTGATGCTAGTGTTAGTGTCAAAAAAACTGGCCGTAAAATTGCCCGTAAGACACGAAATGCTACAGGCAATGGCAGTGTGAAAAAAGATATTAAAGATGGTGTTAATAACACTAGCGACACTATTAAGAATGAAGCTGAAAAAGCAAAAGACAAAATTGATTAA
- a CDS encoding rhodanese-like domain-containing protein, protein MSNVTNITNIAFYRFVKIADPEALHVRLSSLCAELGLKGTILLASEGINGMLAGEDNNISAILTHFELDPRFKDMLIKRSYSDAQPFKKIVIKVKEEVISLGIPEVNPIEQTGKYIKPQELRECLEKGEDVILLDTRNAFEVEMGTFKNAINPQTTSFGKFPDFVKDKLGSIKDKKIVTFCTGGIRCEKATSLMLKAGFNEVYQLEGGILEYFAQTDGKYFDGSCFVFDERISLDHKLQPAKKKGKAHASPSIK, encoded by the coding sequence ATGTCAAATGTCACCAATATTACTAATATTGCTTTTTATCGATTTGTAAAAATCGCAGACCCAGAAGCCCTACATGTAAGGCTTTCAAGTTTATGTGCTGAATTAGGTCTTAAAGGAACCATCCTTTTAGCTTCTGAAGGCATAAATGGAATGCTCGCTGGTGAGGATAACAACATTTCAGCTATATTGACTCATTTTGAATTAGATCCACGATTTAAAGACATGCTTATTAAGCGTAGTTATTCTGATGCGCAACCATTTAAAAAGATAGTTATCAAAGTTAAAGAAGAGGTTATTTCACTTGGAATTCCTGAGGTAAACCCCATTGAACAAACAGGTAAATATATTAAGCCTCAAGAATTGCGTGAATGTTTAGAAAAGGGTGAAGATGTTATTTTACTTGATACGCGAAATGCCTTTGAAGTTGAAATGGGAACTTTTAAAAATGCTATAAACCCTCAAACTACATCCTTTGGAAAGTTTCCAGATTTTGTAAAAGATAAACTTGGCAGTATCAAAGATAAAAAAATTGTAACATTTTGCACCGGTGGAATTCGTTGCGAGAAAGCTACAAGTTTAATGCTTAAAGCTGGTTTCAACGAAGTTTATCAACTTGAGGGCGGAATTTTAGAATATTTTGCGCAGACTGATGGTAAATATTTTGATGGTTCATGTTTTGTCTTTGATGAGCGTATTTCTCTTGATCATAAACTACAGCCAGCAAAAAAAAAGGGAAAGGCCCATGCCTCTCCCTCAATAAAGTAG
- a CDS encoding MnmC family methyltransferase: MQFKMDSQFVIVTTRTGALSIRNKANGEIMHNPLGPWLEAQELYIRQSGLEERLCNENFSKVPLVIYDVGLGAAANALAAVDTYLKLKMTNENIRPLHIVSFENDLSLMSFALENSYHFPHIERYQDYLQTLVTSGKVHDIQNSLVWDLQLGHFPDLIKNPLPPAEVIFYDLYSPQSNTEVWTQDVFRDLRKNCVHEPNSAVLLTYSRSTTIRLNMLKSGFYVGTADIPSIRMEGTQAATIPHALNKPLAPQWFDNRGLKSPELTM, encoded by the coding sequence ATGCAGTTCAAGATGGATTCTCAATTTGTAATCGTAACAACGCGCACGGGAGCGCTTTCTATTCGTAATAAAGCGAATGGAGAGATCATGCATAACCCATTAGGCCCCTGGCTAGAAGCTCAGGAGCTCTATATTCGCCAATCAGGGCTTGAAGAGCGACTTTGTAACGAAAATTTTTCAAAAGTTCCTTTAGTTATTTACGATGTGGGTTTAGGGGCCGCGGCTAATGCACTTGCAGCTGTTGATACTTATTTAAAGCTTAAAATGACTAATGAAAACATTCGACCTTTGCATATCGTGAGTTTTGAAAACGATTTATCACTTATGAGTTTTGCTTTAGAGAATTCTTATCACTTCCCACACATTGAACGTTATCAAGATTATCTTCAAACATTAGTAACGTCAGGCAAAGTACATGACATACAAAACTCTTTAGTGTGGGATCTCCAATTGGGTCATTTTCCAGATCTTATAAAAAATCCTTTACCACCTGCTGAGGTAATTTTTTACGATCTCTACTCACCTCAATCAAATACAGAAGTATGGACACAAGATGTCTTTAGAGATTTAAGAAAAAACTGTGTTCATGAGCCAAATTCAGCAGTACTTCTCACATACAGTCGTTCCACAACAATACGCCTCAATATGCTTAAGAGTGGATTTTATGTGGGCACAGCAGATATTCCAAGTATTCGTATGGAAGGCACTCAAGCCGCAACAATTCCTCATGCACTTAATAAACCTTTAGCTCCACAATGGTTTGACAATCGCGGTCTGAAATCCCCAGAATTGACAATGTAA
- a CDS encoding S41 family peptidase — protein sequence MKLKLTLASFTSLIFISTSAIAAQLECATVSPLINGFLAQHLTHKKLSPQLEERTITQFVKMLDPSKLYLLQSDVEAIKTNLGGIFAKIGSKKCDDLESSQKIYEKRVSESSVFAKKLLGPTFKFNESTSITIDPAKREYAKTKTELEDLQARYIQFQISNYLASEMKLAEAKKQLIHRYEVTLKHVTESKKYDLYAIFLDAFASALDPHSNFLSKDVLEDFEITMRLSLEGIGATLSSQDGYTVIENLIPGGAAFKSSELEPKDKIIGVAQGDSDKFEQVIDMPLRDVVKLIRGKKGTKVKLSILRQGKSTTRHIVSLVRDKIDLKDEAAKISYIDKTVGDKKYKIGVINLPSFYSDSESGTRSCSADVRKLVDEANASKVDGIILDLSKNGGGVLGEAVRVAGLFIKKGNIVETQDADGRVENLADLDSVINYSGPMVVLTSRLSASASEIVAGALQDYKRAVIIGSDHTFGKGSVQAVMKLREDLGAIKVTTGMFFTPSGDSTQEKGVLSDVRFPSPYISKEFSEAALDYPLEQKTLASFLSPESNDVNGATRYIPITQDAINELRKNSKARVSKDTEFLKIETELKDREKKGGILKLADMMKKTQESNKEKVKKTKKIKDGVDPDYLTQPSVKESLNILVDLITFQKDGITLAKKGDKEDAKRQ from the coding sequence GTGAAATTGAAACTGACTTTAGCGTCTTTTACTTCGTTAATCTTTATTTCAACCAGTGCCATTGCCGCACAGCTCGAATGTGCCACGGTATCGCCACTCATTAATGGCTTTCTCGCACAGCATCTTACGCACAAAAAACTTTCTCCTCAACTTGAAGAAAGAACAATCACTCAATTTGTGAAAATGCTGGATCCCTCAAAGCTTTATCTTCTTCAATCAGATGTTGAAGCAATTAAGACAAATCTTGGAGGAATTTTTGCTAAAATCGGTTCCAAAAAGTGTGACGATCTTGAATCATCACAAAAGATTTATGAAAAACGTGTGAGCGAAAGCAGTGTCTTTGCAAAAAAACTCTTAGGACCAACGTTTAAATTTAATGAAAGTACGTCTATTACTATTGATCCAGCGAAACGTGAATACGCAAAAACAAAAACAGAGTTAGAAGATCTTCAAGCCAGGTACATTCAATTTCAAATTTCAAATTACTTAGCTTCAGAGATGAAATTGGCTGAAGCAAAAAAACAACTCATACATCGTTATGAAGTCACATTAAAACATGTCACTGAGTCTAAAAAATATGATCTCTATGCCATTTTCTTAGATGCTTTCGCCTCAGCTTTAGACCCGCACTCTAATTTCTTATCAAAAGATGTGTTAGAAGATTTTGAAATCACCATGCGCTTATCACTTGAAGGAATCGGTGCAACACTTAGCTCTCAAGATGGTTACACCGTAATTGAGAACTTGATTCCAGGTGGAGCAGCATTCAAATCAAGTGAACTTGAACCAAAAGATAAAATCATCGGCGTAGCACAAGGTGATTCAGATAAATTCGAGCAGGTTATTGATATGCCGCTACGTGATGTTGTAAAACTCATTCGCGGCAAAAAGGGTACAAAAGTAAAACTCTCAATATTACGACAAGGTAAATCAACCACGCGTCATATCGTAAGTCTTGTTCGTGATAAAATTGATCTTAAAGATGAAGCTGCAAAAATAAGTTACATCGATAAAACTGTAGGCGATAAAAAATATAAAATCGGCGTTATTAATCTTCCATCTTTTTACTCTGATTCTGAAAGTGGTACACGCTCATGTTCAGCAGATGTGCGTAAACTCGTAGATGAAGCAAATGCAAGTAAAGTTGATGGCATTATCTTAGACCTTTCCAAAAACGGCGGCGGTGTTTTAGGTGAAGCCGTAAGAGTAGCCGGATTGTTTATTAAAAAAGGAAACATCGTTGAGACTCAAGACGCCGATGGCCGTGTTGAAAATCTAGCTGATCTGGACAGTGTTATTAATTACTCAGGCCCCATGGTGGTTCTCACCAGTCGTTTAAGTGCCTCAGCTTCAGAGATTGTTGCAGGAGCACTTCAAGATTATAAAAGGGCTGTTATCATCGGCTCTGATCACACCTTTGGTAAGGGAAGTGTTCAAGCTGTTATGAAGTTACGCGAAGATTTAGGTGCAATTAAAGTAACAACTGGAATGTTTTTCACTCCGAGTGGAGATTCTACTCAAGAAAAAGGTGTGTTGTCAGATGTACGGTTCCCGAGTCCTTATATAAGCAAAGAATTCAGTGAAGCAGCCCTTGATTATCCACTGGAGCAAAAAACATTGGCTTCTTTTTTATCTCCTGAATCAAATGATGTAAACGGAGCGACTCGCTATATTCCTATCACTCAAGATGCAATTAATGAGTTGAGGAAAAACTCTAAAGCGCGGGTTTCAAAAGACACTGAGTTTTTGAAGATTGAAACTGAGCTCAAAGACAGAGAGAAAAAAGGTGGCATCTTAAAACTTGCCGATATGATGAAAAAGACCCAAGAGTCGAATAAAGAAAAAGTTAAGAAAACTAAAAAAATCAAAGATGGTGTTGACCCTGATTACCTCACACAACCTTCTGTAAAAGAAAGTTTGAATATTTTAGTGGATCTCATCACATTTCAAAAAGACGGGATCACCTTAGCTAAAAAGGGTGATAAAGAAGACGCAAAACGTCAGTAA
- a CDS encoding class I SAM-dependent methyltransferase, translated as MNKSVGVVCSDLEKIKEAKSLALKYELPFLDSKVLEFNDSKPELILHFSKTKIELIENIPNASGPVFVDFTDSTLNYRRTRGGAQQILKAIGGANQFVLDATAGLGRDSFILTSLGCKVIALEKSVVLYTLLVDGIKRAQDNLEISKIINSNLVVYLADSIDWLTKCPQPVDVIYLDPMFPHKKKSALPKKEMQLLQLLLGSPEDESESLRLLQKARSCAKRVVIKRPAQASELEKDVTVSFKGESTRFDVYVQN; from the coding sequence ATGAATAAATCTGTTGGCGTTGTTTGTTCTGATCTTGAAAAAATTAAAGAAGCGAAATCTTTAGCTCTTAAATATGAATTGCCCTTTTTAGATTCTAAAGTTTTAGAATTCAATGACTCAAAACCAGAATTGATTCTTCATTTTTCAAAAACCAAAATTGAACTAATTGAAAACATTCCTAATGCTTCAGGGCCCGTATTTGTTGATTTCACAGATTCTACACTTAATTATCGCCGAACCCGTGGGGGGGCACAGCAAATCTTAAAAGCCATTGGTGGTGCTAACCAATTTGTTCTTGATGCAACTGCGGGTTTGGGTCGTGATTCATTTATTTTAACAAGCCTTGGTTGTAAGGTTATCGCACTTGAAAAATCTGTGGTGCTCTATACGCTCCTTGTTGATGGAATCAAACGGGCACAAGACAACCTTGAGATTTCAAAAATTATTAATTCAAATTTAGTAGTCTATTTAGCTGATTCAATTGATTGGCTCACAAAGTGTCCTCAACCAGTTGATGTGATCTATCTAGACCCCATGTTTCCACATAAGAAAAAATCAGCTTTGCCTAAAAAGGAAATGCAACTTTTGCAATTGCTTTTGGGAAGCCCTGAAGATGAGTCTGAAAGTTTAAGGCTACTTCAAAAAGCTAGGTCATGTGCAAAAAGAGTTGTAATTAAACGCCCAGCCCAAGCTTCTGAGCTTGAAAAAGATGTGACAGTCAGCTTTAAAGGTGAAAGCACACGCTTTGACGTTTACGTTCAAAATTAG